The following proteins are co-located in the Rippkaea orientalis PCC 8801 genome:
- the rpsF gene encoding 30S ribosomal protein S6, translating into MNESYEMIYILRPSLSEEQVNQEVNKYRDFLNEYNVKDLQVKIWGKRRLAYPIKRFIDGIYVQMNYQGEGNQVAPLERAMRLSEEVIRYMTLKVETAVSETPASVPEVLVPEPVEEPTPVAAEA; encoded by the coding sequence ATGAATGAAAGTTACGAGATGATTTACATCCTGCGTCCCAGTTTATCAGAGGAGCAGGTTAACCAAGAAGTTAACAAATATCGAGATTTTCTGAACGAGTATAACGTCAAAGATCTCCAAGTCAAAATTTGGGGTAAACGGCGGCTTGCTTACCCCATTAAACGATTTATTGATGGAATCTACGTTCAGATGAATTATCAAGGGGAGGGCAACCAAGTGGCTCCCCTAGAAAGAGCAATGCGCTTAAGTGAAGAAGTGATTCGCTATATGACGCTAAAAGTCGAAACAGCCGTTTCAGAGACTCCTGCCTCAGTACCCGAGGTTCTGGTTCCTGAACCCGTCGAAGAACCGACTCCTGTTGCAGCAGAAGCATAA
- a CDS encoding Tic20 family protein — MTWRKSTDIKDRIFGTLVYCFAIVDTIAFSGFLVQQFPIFGFLLLPGFPVAVLYGFLGGFGSFIAFMVLFLGVVRNDRISHFIRYNTMQAILIGILLSLMGLIMEWVLIPILGNSGLLTETLYNVVFLAGIAASYYSMIQSALGRYAEIPTISEAAYSQVPY; from the coding sequence ATGACTTGGCGCAAGTCTACCGATATCAAAGATCGTATTTTTGGCACATTAGTCTATTGCTTTGCTATTGTCGATACCATTGCCTTCAGTGGCTTTTTAGTGCAACAATTCCCAATTTTTGGGTTTTTATTACTTCCAGGCTTTCCAGTTGCGGTGCTTTACGGATTTTTAGGGGGATTTGGCAGTTTTATCGCCTTCATGGTTTTATTCTTGGGAGTTGTCCGTAACGACAGAATTAGCCACTTTATCCGCTATAACACCATGCAAGCCATTCTGATTGGAATTTTATTATCCTTAATGGGATTAATTATGGAATGGGTTCTTATTCCCATCTTAGGAAATAGCGGATTACTCACAGAAACACTGTATAACGTCGTTTTTTTAGCTGGTATAGCCGCGTCCTATTATTCTATGATTCAATCAGCTTTAGGACGCTATGCTGAAATTCCTACGATTTCTGAGGCAGCTTACTCACAGGTTCCTTATTAG
- a CDS encoding glycosyltransferase, producing MKASQTPKVSIVLPSLNNRQYLEERFETILNQTFTDWELVIIDNYSDDGAWELIKEFAQRDTRFRISQAPREGIYINWNNCIRLARGEYIYIATNDDTMTPDCLEKMVKALEQYPDCEICHVKCKIIDGKGKELKGYWEKLPASQFYGDLMNKSHIRFAPYDGILYCALSTVYFGPLQLLIRRSVFDKVGFFPLEWGSEGDFEWGMRAALVCNTIHIPETLVAWRIHPQQSTNIQAHKTSAQKIRFIEMVQAALPILEKYNPEFYKRLRLEKLLFIYRRQQLRAAIKEACQWDQKLRCVWNFLTLSPTFLAEFLYRRTFFPRTQSDDLTYIQEELKILGLEQSIKILD from the coding sequence ATGAAAGCCTCTCAAACTCCTAAAGTCTCAATAGTCTTACCCAGTCTGAACAATCGACAATACTTAGAAGAAAGATTTGAAACGATACTCAATCAAACTTTTACTGACTGGGAATTAGTCATTATTGATAACTATTCTGATGATGGTGCCTGGGAATTGATCAAAGAATTTGCTCAAAGAGATACTCGTTTTAGGATTTCTCAAGCTCCGAGAGAAGGAATATATATCAACTGGAATAATTGTATCCGTTTAGCTCGCGGGGAGTATATTTACATTGCCACAAATGATGATACAATGACCCCCGATTGTTTAGAAAAAATGGTCAAAGCATTAGAACAATATCCTGACTGTGAAATCTGTCATGTAAAATGTAAGATTATTGATGGGAAGGGGAAAGAATTAAAAGGGTATTGGGAGAAATTACCCGCCTCACAATTTTACGGTGACTTAATGAATAAAAGTCATATTCGTTTCGCTCCTTATGATGGCATTCTTTATTGCGCTCTTAGTACAGTATACTTTGGTCCATTACAGTTGTTGATTCGCCGTTCAGTCTTCGACAAAGTGGGATTCTTTCCTTTAGAATGGGGATCAGAAGGAGATTTTGAATGGGGGATGCGAGCGGCTTTAGTTTGCAATACTATCCACATTCCAGAGACTCTAGTAGCTTGGCGTATTCATCCTCAACAATCAACTAATATTCAAGCTCATAAGACTTCGGCTCAGAAAATTCGATTTATAGAAATGGTGCAAGCAGCTTTACCGATTCTAGAAAAATATAATCCTGAATTTTACAAACGATTGCGTTTAGAAAAACTTCTCTTTATTTATAGAAGACAACAGTTAAGAGCAGCGATTAAAGAAGCCTGTCAATGGGATCAAAAGCTTAGATGTGTTTGGAATTTCTTGACCCTTAGTCCGACATTTTTAGCTGAGTTTCTCTATCGCAGAACTTTTTTTCCGAGAACTCAAAGTGATGACTTGACTTATATTCAAGAAGAACTAAAAATATTAGGGTTAGAACAATCTATAAAAATTCTTGACTAG
- a CDS encoding fumarylacetoacetate hydrolase family protein → MAQRYVRVKTIQGQIYYGLLNLNRTVVVLDDAPWQGGQPTDIILKDVDYHLLAPCSPSKIIAVGRNYRAHAAELGNTVPSEPLLFFKPPSSVTADTQPIYYPVQSQRVDYEGELALVMGEVTKNCAPQDARTKIWGYTIANDVTARDLQKKDSQWTRAKGFDSFCPLGPWIVRELSAGSKIQTFINDEEEPRQSALIQDMVFSPQAIVSYISHIMTLLPGDVILTGTPEGVSPLEVGDTVRVEIEGIGSLENPVMAVFDPLESNKEPVSKLPQKS, encoded by the coding sequence ATGGCGCAACGCTATGTTCGAGTTAAAACGATTCAAGGACAGATTTATTACGGATTGCTCAATCTTAACCGAACCGTAGTGGTTCTTGATGATGCTCCTTGGCAAGGGGGACAACCTACGGATATCATCCTTAAGGATGTTGACTATCATTTATTAGCCCCCTGTTCTCCTTCTAAAATCATAGCAGTGGGCAGGAATTACCGTGCCCATGCGGCGGAATTGGGTAATACAGTTCCCTCGGAACCATTATTATTTTTTAAACCGCCTTCGTCTGTTACGGCTGATACTCAACCGATTTATTATCCTGTTCAGTCCCAACGGGTAGATTATGAGGGAGAATTAGCCCTCGTGATGGGTGAAGTGACTAAAAATTGTGCGCCTCAAGATGCGCGGACGAAAATTTGGGGGTATACTATCGCTAACGATGTCACTGCTCGTGATTTGCAAAAGAAAGATAGCCAATGGACAAGGGCTAAGGGATTTGATAGTTTTTGTCCCCTAGGCCCTTGGATTGTTCGAGAATTGAGTGCAGGGTCTAAAATACAAACGTTTATTAACGATGAAGAGGAACCTAGACAATCGGCGTTAATTCAAGATATGGTGTTTTCTCCTCAAGCGATCGTGTCTTATATTTCTCATATTATGACTTTGCTGCCGGGGGATGTCATTTTAACGGGAACTCCAGAGGGAGTAAGTCCCCTAGAAGTAGGGGATACCGTTCGGGTGGAAATTGAGGGAATTGGTAGTTTAGAAAATCCCGTCATGGCGGTTTTTGATCCGCTAGAGTCTAATAAGGAACCTGTGAGTAAGCTGCCTCAGAAATCGTAG